Part of the Halopenitus persicus genome is shown below.
CGACCGCCCATTGGCCGACCGTCGACCGCTTATGGGTCGCCCATCGGCCGATCACGACTGATCGCCGTCACCGGTGACGCTCGATTTCTCTCCGGGAGCGCCGGCTCGGCCGTCCCGGTCCGCCGCGGGTCACGGATTGCGGGTCGCAGGGGACCGAAGGGTTGCCTTTATCAGCGCCCGCGGCGAACCGGGACGTAATGCGAACACCGACAGGCGACCTCTCGATCGAACCGTCGAGCGATCAGCCGGTCTTCGGGCCGGAGCTCGGCGAGTTCACCGACCGCGAGCAGCGCGCCGCCGAGGCGAACGACGGCGAAGGGATGAAGACCGGGACGACGACGGTCGGCCTTACCACCGACGAGGGCGTCGTGCTGGCGACGGATATGCGTGCCTCGATGGGACGGATGGTCTCCTCGAAGGACGTCCAGAAGGTCGAGCAGATCCACCCGACCGGCGCGTTGACGATCGCCGGGTCGGTCTCGGCGGCCCAGTCGCTCATCTCGACGCTCCGTGCTGAGACGAACCTCTACGAGGCGCGTCGTGGGGCGGACATGTCGATGCAGGCGC
Proteins encoded:
- the psmB gene encoding archaeal proteasome endopeptidase complex subunit beta, yielding MRTPTGDLSIEPSSDQPVFGPELGEFTDREQRAAEANDGEGMKTGTTTVGLTTDEGVVLATDMRASMGRMVSSKDVQKVEQIHPTGALTIAGSVSAAQSLISTLRAETNLYEARRGADMSMQALSTLTGNLLRSGAFFIVQPILGGVDDEGAHIYSIDALGGTTEEEYTVTGSGSQYALGVLEQEFETGLSNDDARTVAAKAIKSAVERDLASGNGINVAVVTEDGVDISRHKEIDDLL